The DNA region ACTTTAACCTTGTTTATTAGATTTCTATCTATCTTGCGTATATTCAGCTAAAGTGTAGTAATTTAGGGGTATTGGTGGTTTTGTGTGTTTGTAGGTGTGGTATAGGTAATTGTGTAAAAAAATAAAAAAAATATAAAGGAAAATGAGAGAGGAAAATGAGGGAGGGGAGTGGAGAGGAGTTTTTGGGGGTTGATGTTTTTGTTTTTTTTGTGTTTTTTTGTTTAGTTGACGTTCATTTCTATGTTTAGTTCTTCGCAGAGTTCTTGGTATCTGTTTCGGACTGTTACTTCTGTTGTGCTTGCTGCGTTTGCTACTTTTTTTTGTGATCTTTTTTCGCCGCATTTTACGCTTGCGATGTATATTCCTGCTGCGGCTATGCTTGTTGGGTCTCGTCCGCTTGTTAGTTCTTTTTCTGATGCTTGTTTTAGGATTTCTTCTGCTTTGAATTGTACTTTGTTTGTTAGTCCGAGTTGGCTGCAGAATCTTGGGACGTATTCTTCTGGTTTTGCTGGTTGTAGCATTATTCCGAGTTCTGATGCGATGTATCGGTATGCTCGGCCTATTTCTTTTCTTGATACTCTTGCGCTGTCTGATATTTCGTCTAGTGTTCTTGGGATTTTGTTTTGTCTGCAGCTGATGTATAGTACGGATCCTACCATTGCTTCTATTGATCGGCCTTTTACGAGGCCTTTTTCTGCTATTTTTCTGTATATCATTGATGCGTCTTCGCTTACGCTTTTTGGTATGTTTAGTTGTGAGGCCATTCTGTTTAGTTCGCCTAGGGCGAGTGCTAGGTCTCTTTCTTTTGAGTCGCTGAATTTTGATTGTCTGTGCCATTTTCTTAGTCGGTAGAATTTGGTTTTTTTGTTGGAGCTGATTGAGTTTCCGTTGCTGTCTCGGGTTCCGGTTCCTATGTTTGTGGAGAGGCCTTTGTCGTGTGTCATTATGTCCATTGGGGCGCCTACTCTCATTTTTTTGTTTCTTTCTTCGCTGTCGAATGCTCTCCAGTCTGGGCCTGTGTCTATGAAGTCTCCATCGATTACGAGTCCACATTTCTCACATACTAGTTCGGCTCGTTCGTAATCTCTTATTAGTTTTATTCCGCCACATTCGGGGCATTTGTCGCTTTCTTCGTACTCCCCTATGTGGTCTCTTTCGCTTTTAACTTTTTTTTCTATTTCGTTTTGTGTTTTTCCAATTTCTGTTGACATATTATTACAACCATTAAACAATTTATTTTTTAACTGATTACCGTTAGAATGTGAATCGAATTGTTAATCGGCCTTTTTCTGCCTTTTTTCTGTTAGGTGGCCGTAACGAGTTTTGGTGACAATTTATTTGATCTTGGATGTTTGGCTTTGTTTTCTCAGTTTGCTTGCAACCATGTTGTTGATGGCCGCACTTAAATAGTTTTCGGTTTTACCCTTCAATAACCACGAATAAAACTCAAAATAACTACCAAACAACTTCAAAAAAATACCCAACAACACAAAAACAACAATAAATATATAAAAAAATAAA from Methanonatronarchaeum thermophilum includes:
- a CDS encoding transcription initiation factor IIB, with translation MSTEIGKTQNEIEKKVKSERDHIGEYEESDKCPECGGIKLIRDYERAELVCEKCGLVIDGDFIDTGPDWRAFDSEERNKKMRVGAPMDIMTHDKGLSTNIGTGTRDSNGNSISSNKKTKFYRLRKWHRQSKFSDSKERDLALALGELNRMASQLNIPKSVSEDASMIYRKIAEKGLVKGRSIEAMVGSVLYISCRQNKIPRTLDEISDSARVSRKEIGRAYRYIASELGIMLQPAKPEEYVPRFCSQLGLTNKVQFKAEEILKQASEKELTSGRDPTSIAAAGIYIASVKCGEKRSQKKVANAASTTEVTVRNRYQELCEELNIEMNVN